A genome region from Corvus hawaiiensis isolate bCorHaw1 chromosome 4, bCorHaw1.pri.cur, whole genome shotgun sequence includes the following:
- the MDM1 gene encoding nuclear protein MDM1 isoform X1 has product MEISRGKAVGKATPEGTAEQEGGLGSPDRVARSGEVAKADRQLARHRRGSRRGLSEYKRNFKWRSPEFGSPSQQQKSLWAGLRSDQFGITREPKFISKRRVPYHNPQISKSLEWTADCDLSDPLETEDAELHTDHNNNNVNQEKLETPEGPRLPPKVQSHVVDSSGETALALAENNMTKSPSEAPPNQNETFSSPKKQPEKMGNGVQRALQRKADIYIPPLKTFPRNSEYRSQFVWKSPHEKSPILAAEQLICNTKKSVPLVKSPAITSETAYERNSKGSPLKSPQERGGSEEKELLVCEQSKREEPFQKPAEDAAKQGKSEQKHPKQNNKQHISPKPLTLHTSRGKMNTEYRSKFLSPTQYYYKDGVWSRIKSKAHNQASQNTLNSMWYVEVRELRERAKAYRQRVEGTHFSRYHFNQILSDNNSLWDVSSTSSSEEGISNNIRALDLAGVSEKEAAPSPEVLQQPGSRQQPHQDSTKKDMSNALTVPVKRRLVWDEQEGTEERGNQQSTEEKEEEKPDEEAAVMAQQLEENSKNAKEDKKAEGENALVLNTSAAVSDSSVSSRRGSRRPTPKPRALGGTPRTHHDRTTPAVGGTVLVSAPKFKSSSSPQRKQNSATNPSKKRSFQPDVKMEATSHFNSPPAGLGTVDPLPLRQDQWPPNRVGDEQVPLVSAQQEQSSATSVLTSAKSCSVPCWSPSHRIQGTLKDPEFQHNGNLGNPKMRTFQLPLQERNRNDEDDRLSQISARSAASSSLASQILERAQKRKDFWGKT; this is encoded by the exons ATGGAGATTAGCAGGGGGAAGGCAGTCGGAAAAGCGACCCCCGAGGGAACAGCTGAACAAGAAGGTGGATTAGGATCTCCTGACCGGGTGGCGAGGTCGGGTGAGGTGGCGAAGGCGGACCGGCAGCTGGCACGCCATCGCAGAGGCTCCAGAAGG GGACTGAGTGAATACAAGAGAAACTTCAAATGGAGAAGTCCAGAGTTTGGTAGCCCATCCCAACAGCAGAAATCCTTGTGGGCAGGACTTCGGTCGGATCAGTTTG GAATCACGAGAGAACCAAAATTCATTTCCAAGAGAAGGGTACCTTACCATAATCCACAGATTTCGAAGTCCCTTGAATGGACAGCAGATTGTGATTTGAGTGACCCACTGGAAACTGAAGATGCAGAGTTGCACACTGACCACAACAACAATAATGTGAATCAGGAAAAACTTGAAACACCAGAAGGACCCAGACTCCCCCCAAAAGTTCAATCACATGTGGTAGATTCTAGTGGTGAAACAGCTCTTGCCCTTGCAGAGAACAACATGACAAAATCACCCTCTGAAGCTCCACcaaatcaaaatgaaacattttcatctCCAAAAAAGCAACCAGAAAAAATGGGTAATGGGGT TCAGAGAGCccttcagagaaaagcagaCATATATATTCCACCTTTAAAAACTTTCCCCAGAAATTCTGAATATCGAAGCCAATTTGTCTGGAAGAGTCCTCATGAAAAGTCACCGATACTTGCAGCTGAACAg CTTATTTGCAACACGAAGAAATCTGTACCTCTGGTTAAATCTCCTGCAATTACTTCTGAAACTGCTTATGAGAGAAATTCCAAAGGGTCTCCTCTTAAGAGTCCACAAGAGAGAGGTGGTTCAGAAGAGAAAGAATTGCTGGTGTGTGAACAA AGTAAGAGGGAAGAACCGTttcaaaaaccagcagaagatGCAGCAAAACAAGGGAAATCAGAACAGAAACATCCTAAACAAAATAATAAGCAGCATATCAGTCCAAAGCCCCTCACTTTACATACAAGTCGTGG GAAGATGAACACTGAATATAGGTCAAAATTTTTGTCTCCAACCCAGTATTACTACAAAGATGGAGTTTGGTCTCGTATTAAGAGTAAAGCTCACAACCAG GCATCTCAAAACACCCTAAATTCCATGTGGTATGTGGAG GTGAGAGAGCTTCGAGAAAGAGCGAAGGCTTACAGGCAACGAGTAGAAGGAACACACTTCTCCCGATACCATTTCAATCAGATCCTGTCTGATAATAACAGTCTTTGGGATGTGTCCTCAACTTCCAGTTCAGAAGAAGGAATCAGCAACAACATCAGAGCACTAGATCTTGCAGG TGTTTCTGAAAAAGAGGCTGCACCAAGCCCTGAAGTGCTACAGCAACCTGGCTCCAGACAACAACCACATCAGGACAGCACAAAGAAAGACATGTCAAATGCTTTAACTGTTCCAGTCAAAAGACGTTTAGTTTGGGATGAACAAGAAGGTACTGAAGAAAGGGGAAATCAACAATcaacagaagagaaagaggaagaaaagccaGATGAAGAGGCTGCAGTCATGGCCCAGCAACTagaagaaaacagtaagaaTGCCAAAGAAGATAAGAAAGCTGAAGG tgaaaatgccTTAGTATTAAACACATCTGCAGCTGTGTCAGATTCTTCTGTATCCTCAAGGAGAGGCAGCAGGCGTCCTACTCCGAAGCCGAGAGCTCTTGGAGGAACTCCGAGGACTCATCATGATCGCACTACCCCAGCTGTTG GAGGTACTGTTCTAGTGTCTGCTCCTAAATTCAAGTCTTCATCTTCAcctcagagaaagcaaaattcagCAACAAACCCTTCAAAAAAAAGGTCCTTCCAG CCTGATGTGAAAATGGAAGCCACTTCACACTTTAACTCTCCACCTGCTGGCCTGGGAACTGTGGATCCTCTGCCACTTAGGCAGGATCAGTGGCCTCCTAACAGGGTTGGCGATGAGCAAGTTCCTCTTGTTTCAGCCCAGCAAGAGCAGTCCTCTGCAACTTCTGTGCTGACATCAGCaaaaagctgctctgtgccttgcTGGAGTCCCTCTCATCGTATTCAAGGGACTCTTAAGGATCCAGAATTCCAGCATAATG GGAATCTTGGCAATCCAAAAATGAGAACTTTCCAGTTGCCCCTTCAGGAAAGAAACCGTAATGATGAAG ATGACAGGTTGTCTCAGATTTCTGCTCGCTCGGCAGCGTCTAGTTCTCTAGCGTCTCAGATACTGGAACGAGCTCAGAAGAGGAAGGATTTCTGGGGCAAGACATAG
- the MDM1 gene encoding nuclear protein MDM1 isoform X3 produces the protein MEISRGKAVGKATPEGTAEQEGGLGSPDRVARSGEVAKADRQLARHRRGSRRGLSEYKRNFKWRSPEFGSPSQQQKSLWAGLRSDQFGITREPKFISKRRVPYHNPQISKSLEWTADCDLSDPLETEDAELHTDHNNNNVNQEKLETPEGPRLPPKVQSHVVDSSGETALALAENNMTKSPSEAPPNQNETFSSPKKQPEKMGNGCQRALQRKADIYIPPLKTFPRNSEYRSQFVWKSPHEKSPILAAEQLICNTKKSVPLVKSPAITSETAYERNSKGSPLKSPQERGGSEEKELLVCEQSKREEPFQKPAEDAAKQGKSEQKHPKQNNKQHISPKPLTLHTSRGKMNTEYRSKFLSPTQYYYKDGVWSRIKSKAHNQVRELRERAKAYRQRVEGTHFSRYHFNQILSDNNSLWDVSSTSSSEEGISNNIRALDLAGVSEKEAAPSPEVLQQPGSRQQPHQDSTKKDMSNALTVPVKRRLVWDEQEGTEERGNQQSTEEKEEEKPDEEAAVMAQQLEENSKNAKEDKKAEGENALVLNTSAAVSDSSVSSRRGSRRPTPKPRALGGTPRTHHDRTTPAVGGTVLVSAPKFKSSSSPQRKQNSATNPSKKRSFQPDVKMEATSHFNSPPAGLGTVDPLPLRQDQWPPNRVGDEQVPLVSAQQEQSSATSVLTSAKSCSVPCWSPSHRIQGTLKDPEFQHNGNLGNPKMRTFQLPLQERNRNDEDDRLSQISARSAASSSLASQILERAQKRKDFWGKT, from the exons ATGGAGATTAGCAGGGGGAAGGCAGTCGGAAAAGCGACCCCCGAGGGAACAGCTGAACAAGAAGGTGGATTAGGATCTCCTGACCGGGTGGCGAGGTCGGGTGAGGTGGCGAAGGCGGACCGGCAGCTGGCACGCCATCGCAGAGGCTCCAGAAGG GGACTGAGTGAATACAAGAGAAACTTCAAATGGAGAAGTCCAGAGTTTGGTAGCCCATCCCAACAGCAGAAATCCTTGTGGGCAGGACTTCGGTCGGATCAGTTTG GAATCACGAGAGAACCAAAATTCATTTCCAAGAGAAGGGTACCTTACCATAATCCACAGATTTCGAAGTCCCTTGAATGGACAGCAGATTGTGATTTGAGTGACCCACTGGAAACTGAAGATGCAGAGTTGCACACTGACCACAACAACAATAATGTGAATCAGGAAAAACTTGAAACACCAGAAGGACCCAGACTCCCCCCAAAAGTTCAATCACATGTGGTAGATTCTAGTGGTGAAACAGCTCTTGCCCTTGCAGAGAACAACATGACAAAATCACCCTCTGAAGCTCCACcaaatcaaaatgaaacattttcatctCCAAAAAAGCAACCAGAAAAAATGGGTAATGG gtGTCAGAGAGCccttcagagaaaagcagaCATATATATTCCACCTTTAAAAACTTTCCCCAGAAATTCTGAATATCGAAGCCAATTTGTCTGGAAGAGTCCTCATGAAAAGTCACCGATACTTGCAGCTGAACAg CTTATTTGCAACACGAAGAAATCTGTACCTCTGGTTAAATCTCCTGCAATTACTTCTGAAACTGCTTATGAGAGAAATTCCAAAGGGTCTCCTCTTAAGAGTCCACAAGAGAGAGGTGGTTCAGAAGAGAAAGAATTGCTGGTGTGTGAACAA AGTAAGAGGGAAGAACCGTttcaaaaaccagcagaagatGCAGCAAAACAAGGGAAATCAGAACAGAAACATCCTAAACAAAATAATAAGCAGCATATCAGTCCAAAGCCCCTCACTTTACATACAAGTCGTGG GAAGATGAACACTGAATATAGGTCAAAATTTTTGTCTCCAACCCAGTATTACTACAAAGATGGAGTTTGGTCTCGTATTAAGAGTAAAGCTCACAACCAG GTGAGAGAGCTTCGAGAAAGAGCGAAGGCTTACAGGCAACGAGTAGAAGGAACACACTTCTCCCGATACCATTTCAATCAGATCCTGTCTGATAATAACAGTCTTTGGGATGTGTCCTCAACTTCCAGTTCAGAAGAAGGAATCAGCAACAACATCAGAGCACTAGATCTTGCAGG TGTTTCTGAAAAAGAGGCTGCACCAAGCCCTGAAGTGCTACAGCAACCTGGCTCCAGACAACAACCACATCAGGACAGCACAAAGAAAGACATGTCAAATGCTTTAACTGTTCCAGTCAAAAGACGTTTAGTTTGGGATGAACAAGAAGGTACTGAAGAAAGGGGAAATCAACAATcaacagaagagaaagaggaagaaaagccaGATGAAGAGGCTGCAGTCATGGCCCAGCAACTagaagaaaacagtaagaaTGCCAAAGAAGATAAGAAAGCTGAAGG tgaaaatgccTTAGTATTAAACACATCTGCAGCTGTGTCAGATTCTTCTGTATCCTCAAGGAGAGGCAGCAGGCGTCCTACTCCGAAGCCGAGAGCTCTTGGAGGAACTCCGAGGACTCATCATGATCGCACTACCCCAGCTGTTG GAGGTACTGTTCTAGTGTCTGCTCCTAAATTCAAGTCTTCATCTTCAcctcagagaaagcaaaattcagCAACAAACCCTTCAAAAAAAAGGTCCTTCCAG CCTGATGTGAAAATGGAAGCCACTTCACACTTTAACTCTCCACCTGCTGGCCTGGGAACTGTGGATCCTCTGCCACTTAGGCAGGATCAGTGGCCTCCTAACAGGGTTGGCGATGAGCAAGTTCCTCTTGTTTCAGCCCAGCAAGAGCAGTCCTCTGCAACTTCTGTGCTGACATCAGCaaaaagctgctctgtgccttgcTGGAGTCCCTCTCATCGTATTCAAGGGACTCTTAAGGATCCAGAATTCCAGCATAATG GGAATCTTGGCAATCCAAAAATGAGAACTTTCCAGTTGCCCCTTCAGGAAAGAAACCGTAATGATGAAG ATGACAGGTTGTCTCAGATTTCTGCTCGCTCGGCAGCGTCTAGTTCTCTAGCGTCTCAGATACTGGAACGAGCTCAGAAGAGGAAGGATTTCTGGGGCAAGACATAG
- the MDM1 gene encoding nuclear protein MDM1 isoform X2, with protein sequence MEISRGKAVGKATPEGTAEQEGGLGSPDRVARSGEVAKADRQLARHRRGSRRGLSEYKRNFKWRSPEFGSPSQQQKSLWAGLRSDQFGITREPKFISKRRVPYHNPQISKSLEWTADCDLSDPLETEDAELHTDHNNNNVNQEKLETPEGPRLPPKVQSHVVDSSGETALALAENNMTKSPSEAPPNQNETFSSPKKQPEKMGNGCQRALQRKADIYIPPLKTFPRNSEYRSQFVWKSPHEKSPILAAEQLICNTKKSVPLVKSPAITSETAYERNSKGSPLKSPQERGGSEEKELLSKREEPFQKPAEDAAKQGKSEQKHPKQNNKQHISPKPLTLHTSRGKMNTEYRSKFLSPTQYYYKDGVWSRIKSKAHNQASQNTLNSMWYVEVRELRERAKAYRQRVEGTHFSRYHFNQILSDNNSLWDVSSTSSSEEGISNNIRALDLAGVSEKEAAPSPEVLQQPGSRQQPHQDSTKKDMSNALTVPVKRRLVWDEQEGTEERGNQQSTEEKEEEKPDEEAAVMAQQLEENSKNAKEDKKAEGENALVLNTSAAVSDSSVSSRRGSRRPTPKPRALGGTPRTHHDRTTPAVGGTVLVSAPKFKSSSSPQRKQNSATNPSKKRSFQPDVKMEATSHFNSPPAGLGTVDPLPLRQDQWPPNRVGDEQVPLVSAQQEQSSATSVLTSAKSCSVPCWSPSHRIQGTLKDPEFQHNGNLGNPKMRTFQLPLQERNRNDEDDRLSQISARSAASSSLASQILERAQKRKDFWGKT encoded by the exons ATGGAGATTAGCAGGGGGAAGGCAGTCGGAAAAGCGACCCCCGAGGGAACAGCTGAACAAGAAGGTGGATTAGGATCTCCTGACCGGGTGGCGAGGTCGGGTGAGGTGGCGAAGGCGGACCGGCAGCTGGCACGCCATCGCAGAGGCTCCAGAAGG GGACTGAGTGAATACAAGAGAAACTTCAAATGGAGAAGTCCAGAGTTTGGTAGCCCATCCCAACAGCAGAAATCCTTGTGGGCAGGACTTCGGTCGGATCAGTTTG GAATCACGAGAGAACCAAAATTCATTTCCAAGAGAAGGGTACCTTACCATAATCCACAGATTTCGAAGTCCCTTGAATGGACAGCAGATTGTGATTTGAGTGACCCACTGGAAACTGAAGATGCAGAGTTGCACACTGACCACAACAACAATAATGTGAATCAGGAAAAACTTGAAACACCAGAAGGACCCAGACTCCCCCCAAAAGTTCAATCACATGTGGTAGATTCTAGTGGTGAAACAGCTCTTGCCCTTGCAGAGAACAACATGACAAAATCACCCTCTGAAGCTCCACcaaatcaaaatgaaacattttcatctCCAAAAAAGCAACCAGAAAAAATGGGTAATGG gtGTCAGAGAGCccttcagagaaaagcagaCATATATATTCCACCTTTAAAAACTTTCCCCAGAAATTCTGAATATCGAAGCCAATTTGTCTGGAAGAGTCCTCATGAAAAGTCACCGATACTTGCAGCTGAACAg CTTATTTGCAACACGAAGAAATCTGTACCTCTGGTTAAATCTCCTGCAATTACTTCTGAAACTGCTTATGAGAGAAATTCCAAAGGGTCTCCTCTTAAGAGTCCACAAGAGAGAGGTGGTTCAGAAGAGAAAGAATTGCTG AGTAAGAGGGAAGAACCGTttcaaaaaccagcagaagatGCAGCAAAACAAGGGAAATCAGAACAGAAACATCCTAAACAAAATAATAAGCAGCATATCAGTCCAAAGCCCCTCACTTTACATACAAGTCGTGG GAAGATGAACACTGAATATAGGTCAAAATTTTTGTCTCCAACCCAGTATTACTACAAAGATGGAGTTTGGTCTCGTATTAAGAGTAAAGCTCACAACCAG GCATCTCAAAACACCCTAAATTCCATGTGGTATGTGGAG GTGAGAGAGCTTCGAGAAAGAGCGAAGGCTTACAGGCAACGAGTAGAAGGAACACACTTCTCCCGATACCATTTCAATCAGATCCTGTCTGATAATAACAGTCTTTGGGATGTGTCCTCAACTTCCAGTTCAGAAGAAGGAATCAGCAACAACATCAGAGCACTAGATCTTGCAGG TGTTTCTGAAAAAGAGGCTGCACCAAGCCCTGAAGTGCTACAGCAACCTGGCTCCAGACAACAACCACATCAGGACAGCACAAAGAAAGACATGTCAAATGCTTTAACTGTTCCAGTCAAAAGACGTTTAGTTTGGGATGAACAAGAAGGTACTGAAGAAAGGGGAAATCAACAATcaacagaagagaaagaggaagaaaagccaGATGAAGAGGCTGCAGTCATGGCCCAGCAACTagaagaaaacagtaagaaTGCCAAAGAAGATAAGAAAGCTGAAGG tgaaaatgccTTAGTATTAAACACATCTGCAGCTGTGTCAGATTCTTCTGTATCCTCAAGGAGAGGCAGCAGGCGTCCTACTCCGAAGCCGAGAGCTCTTGGAGGAACTCCGAGGACTCATCATGATCGCACTACCCCAGCTGTTG GAGGTACTGTTCTAGTGTCTGCTCCTAAATTCAAGTCTTCATCTTCAcctcagagaaagcaaaattcagCAACAAACCCTTCAAAAAAAAGGTCCTTCCAG CCTGATGTGAAAATGGAAGCCACTTCACACTTTAACTCTCCACCTGCTGGCCTGGGAACTGTGGATCCTCTGCCACTTAGGCAGGATCAGTGGCCTCCTAACAGGGTTGGCGATGAGCAAGTTCCTCTTGTTTCAGCCCAGCAAGAGCAGTCCTCTGCAACTTCTGTGCTGACATCAGCaaaaagctgctctgtgccttgcTGGAGTCCCTCTCATCGTATTCAAGGGACTCTTAAGGATCCAGAATTCCAGCATAATG GGAATCTTGGCAATCCAAAAATGAGAACTTTCCAGTTGCCCCTTCAGGAAAGAAACCGTAATGATGAAG ATGACAGGTTGTCTCAGATTTCTGCTCGCTCGGCAGCGTCTAGTTCTCTAGCGTCTCAGATACTGGAACGAGCTCAGAAGAGGAAGGATTTCTGGGGCAAGACATAG
- the MDM1 gene encoding nuclear protein MDM1 isoform X5, with translation MEISRGKAVGKATPEGTAEQEGGLGSPDRVARSGEVAKADRQLARHRRGSRRGLSEYKRNFKWRSPEFGSPSQQQKSLWAGLRSDQFGITREPKFISKRRVPYHNPQISKSLEWTADCDLSDPLETEDAELHTDHNNNNVNQEKLETPEGPRLPPKVQSHVVDSSGETALALAENNMTKSPSEAPPNQNETFSSPKKQPEKMGNGCQRALQRKADIYIPPLKTFPRNSEYRSQFVWKSPHEKSPILAAEQLICNTKKSVPLVKSPAITSETAYERNSKGSPLKSPQERGGSEEKELLASQNTLNSMWYVEVRELRERAKAYRQRVEGTHFSRYHFNQILSDNNSLWDVSSTSSSEEGISNNIRALDLAGVSEKEAAPSPEVLQQPGSRQQPHQDSTKKDMSNALTVPVKRRLVWDEQEGTEERGNQQSTEEKEEEKPDEEAAVMAQQLEENSKNAKEDKKAEGENALVLNTSAAVSDSSVSSRRGSRRPTPKPRALGGTPRTHHDRTTPAVGGTVLVSAPKFKSSSSPQRKQNSATNPSKKRSFQPDVKMEATSHFNSPPAGLGTVDPLPLRQDQWPPNRVGDEQVPLVSAQQEQSSATSVLTSAKSCSVPCWSPSHRIQGTLKDPEFQHNGNLGNPKMRTFQLPLQERNRNDEDDRLSQISARSAASSSLASQILERAQKRKDFWGKT, from the exons ATGGAGATTAGCAGGGGGAAGGCAGTCGGAAAAGCGACCCCCGAGGGAACAGCTGAACAAGAAGGTGGATTAGGATCTCCTGACCGGGTGGCGAGGTCGGGTGAGGTGGCGAAGGCGGACCGGCAGCTGGCACGCCATCGCAGAGGCTCCAGAAGG GGACTGAGTGAATACAAGAGAAACTTCAAATGGAGAAGTCCAGAGTTTGGTAGCCCATCCCAACAGCAGAAATCCTTGTGGGCAGGACTTCGGTCGGATCAGTTTG GAATCACGAGAGAACCAAAATTCATTTCCAAGAGAAGGGTACCTTACCATAATCCACAGATTTCGAAGTCCCTTGAATGGACAGCAGATTGTGATTTGAGTGACCCACTGGAAACTGAAGATGCAGAGTTGCACACTGACCACAACAACAATAATGTGAATCAGGAAAAACTTGAAACACCAGAAGGACCCAGACTCCCCCCAAAAGTTCAATCACATGTGGTAGATTCTAGTGGTGAAACAGCTCTTGCCCTTGCAGAGAACAACATGACAAAATCACCCTCTGAAGCTCCACcaaatcaaaatgaaacattttcatctCCAAAAAAGCAACCAGAAAAAATGGGTAATGG gtGTCAGAGAGCccttcagagaaaagcagaCATATATATTCCACCTTTAAAAACTTTCCCCAGAAATTCTGAATATCGAAGCCAATTTGTCTGGAAGAGTCCTCATGAAAAGTCACCGATACTTGCAGCTGAACAg CTTATTTGCAACACGAAGAAATCTGTACCTCTGGTTAAATCTCCTGCAATTACTTCTGAAACTGCTTATGAGAGAAATTCCAAAGGGTCTCCTCTTAAGAGTCCACAAGAGAGAGGTGGTTCAGAAGAGAAAGAATTGCTG GCATCTCAAAACACCCTAAATTCCATGTGGTATGTGGAG GTGAGAGAGCTTCGAGAAAGAGCGAAGGCTTACAGGCAACGAGTAGAAGGAACACACTTCTCCCGATACCATTTCAATCAGATCCTGTCTGATAATAACAGTCTTTGGGATGTGTCCTCAACTTCCAGTTCAGAAGAAGGAATCAGCAACAACATCAGAGCACTAGATCTTGCAGG TGTTTCTGAAAAAGAGGCTGCACCAAGCCCTGAAGTGCTACAGCAACCTGGCTCCAGACAACAACCACATCAGGACAGCACAAAGAAAGACATGTCAAATGCTTTAACTGTTCCAGTCAAAAGACGTTTAGTTTGGGATGAACAAGAAGGTACTGAAGAAAGGGGAAATCAACAATcaacagaagagaaagaggaagaaaagccaGATGAAGAGGCTGCAGTCATGGCCCAGCAACTagaagaaaacagtaagaaTGCCAAAGAAGATAAGAAAGCTGAAGG tgaaaatgccTTAGTATTAAACACATCTGCAGCTGTGTCAGATTCTTCTGTATCCTCAAGGAGAGGCAGCAGGCGTCCTACTCCGAAGCCGAGAGCTCTTGGAGGAACTCCGAGGACTCATCATGATCGCACTACCCCAGCTGTTG GAGGTACTGTTCTAGTGTCTGCTCCTAAATTCAAGTCTTCATCTTCAcctcagagaaagcaaaattcagCAACAAACCCTTCAAAAAAAAGGTCCTTCCAG CCTGATGTGAAAATGGAAGCCACTTCACACTTTAACTCTCCACCTGCTGGCCTGGGAACTGTGGATCCTCTGCCACTTAGGCAGGATCAGTGGCCTCCTAACAGGGTTGGCGATGAGCAAGTTCCTCTTGTTTCAGCCCAGCAAGAGCAGTCCTCTGCAACTTCTGTGCTGACATCAGCaaaaagctgctctgtgccttgcTGGAGTCCCTCTCATCGTATTCAAGGGACTCTTAAGGATCCAGAATTCCAGCATAATG GGAATCTTGGCAATCCAAAAATGAGAACTTTCCAGTTGCCCCTTCAGGAAAGAAACCGTAATGATGAAG ATGACAGGTTGTCTCAGATTTCTGCTCGCTCGGCAGCGTCTAGTTCTCTAGCGTCTCAGATACTGGAACGAGCTCAGAAGAGGAAGGATTTCTGGGGCAAGACATAG